From one Triticum aestivum cultivar Chinese Spring chromosome 4B, IWGSC CS RefSeq v2.1, whole genome shotgun sequence genomic stretch:
- the LOC123091077 gene encoding protein JINGUBANG translates to MGNHQKLLNFLRPDPAAVGACSPRSFSSSSPSVSDDDGYSCSSYPTTDGGDASPSRYCGSSTPPTPKSPWAHLPGLGAGGAVAEPGATGLIASLVKEDGHVYSLAATGDVLYTGTDSRNVRVWRDQRELAGFRTASGLVKAIVVADDGRIFTGHQDGKVRVWRADADNPAVHRQVGSLPKLKDYLKSAVNPTSYVETQRKGRQRTVWLRHSDAVSSLSLDEGAGLLYSASWDRTFKVWRVSDSKCLESVSAHDDAVNTVAAAGFDNVVFTGSADGTVKVWRREMAAKGDATRHVLEKVLRKGEGAVTAIAVSPEDRVVYVGSSDGLVTYWYWVDGEARYGGVLKGHKMAVMCLAVAGNVVVSGSADQTLCVWRRDGAEHVSLGVLAGHTGPVKCAAMDEEAAAGSGGDRRFVVYSGSLDGSVKVWRLSDAQAAPQGAPAPLTERTAAPSQAWSGRPVPATYAEAWAPYQPISEPKRVAAA, encoded by the coding sequence ATGGGTAACCACCAGAAGCTCCTCAACTTTCTCCGGCCGGACCCTGCCGCGGTGGGCGCCTGCTCGCCGAggtccttctcctcctcttccccctccgtcTCCGATGATGACGGCTACAGCTGCTCGTCCTACCCCACCACGGACGGCGGGGACGCCTCGCCGTCACGCTACTGCGGCTCCTCGACCCCGCCCACGCCCAAGTCGCCGTGGGCGCACCTCCCGGGCCTCGGCGCCGGGGGCGCCGTTGCCGAACCGGGGGCCACGGGACTCATCGCGTCGCTGGTCAAGGAGGACGGCCACGTCTACTCGCTGGCAGCGACCGGGGACGTTCTTTACACCGGCACCGACTCTCGCAACGTGCGCGTGTGGCGGGACCAGCGCGAGCTCGCCGGGTTCAGGACCGCCAGCGGCCTCGTCAAGGCCATCGTCGTCGCGGACGACGGGCGCATCTTCACCGGCCACCAAGACGGCAAGGTGCGCGTGTGGCGCGCCGACGCGGACAACCCCGCCGTGCACCGCCAGGTGGGGTCGCTTCCGAAGCTCAAGGACTACCTCAAGAGCGCCGTCAACCCCACCAGCTACGTCGAGACACAACGCAAGGGGCGCCAACGCACGGTGTGGCTTCGGCACTCCGACGCCGTGTCCTCCCTCAGCCTCGACGAGGGCGCTGGGCTGCTCTACTCGGCCTCGTGGGACAGGACCTTCAAGGTGTGGCGCGTATCGGACTCCAAGTGCCTCGAGTCCGTCAGCGCGCACGACGACGCAGTGAACACCGTGGCCGCCGCCGGGTTCGACAACGTCGTGTTCACCGGATCGGCCGACGGCACCGTCAAGGTGTGGCGACGGGAGATGGCCGCGAAGGGCGACGCGACGAGGCATGTCCTGGAGAAGGTGCTCAGGAAGGGCGAGGGCGCGGTCACCGCCATCGCCGTTTCACCCGAGGACCGCGTCGTGTACGTGGGCTCATCGGACGGGCTGGTCACCTACTGGTACTGGGTTGACGGCGAGGCGAGATACGGCGGCGTGCTCAAGGGCCACAAGATGGCGGTGATGTGCCTGGCGGTGGCCGGCAACGTCGTCGTGAGCGGCTCGGCCGACCAGACCCTCTGCGTCTGGCGTCGCGACGGGGCAGAGCACGTGAGTCTCGGCGTACTGGCCGGACACACCGGACCCGTGAAGTGCGCAGCCATGGACGAGGAGGCTGCCGCCGGTTCGGGTGGGGATCGCCGGTTCGTGGTGTACAGCGGGAGCCTCGACGGGTCCGTCAAGGTCTGGCGCCTGTCGGACGCACAAGCTGCACCACAGGGTGCGCCGGCGCCGTTAACGGAGCGCACAGCAGCACCGTCGCAGGCCTGGAGTGGCCGGCCGGTCCCGGCGACGTACGCGGAGGCGTGGGCGCCATACCAGCCGATTTCGGAGCCGAAGCGCGTGGCAGCAGCGTGA